Proteins encoded within one genomic window of Synechococcus sp. PCC 7335:
- a CDS encoding zinc ribbon domain-containing protein: MATAASYCYDLGDSQRLYLSNQGLLTSVTIYIGSEGQQQQSSQGVATGLWKALPQLYRLGGGYVATIFADQPFYLSIQGSQMQVSAGASGAGIAQQVSQLEPLPMEPAEPPSVPAMKPMMPMQPMTMTMGDMSMSMGEMRMGNMSMGTQTSSSQTSSHSGDMVSRSAVDQPARGQSLEDRSSTVEQKKFCSQCGASVGARDRFCAQCGSRLSETPEA; the protein is encoded by the coding sequence ATGGCTACTGCTGCATCCTATTGCTACGATCTGGGCGATTCTCAAAGACTCTATTTGAGTAACCAAGGCTTGCTGACAAGCGTGACGATTTATATTGGCAGCGAGGGCCAGCAGCAGCAGAGCAGTCAGGGGGTTGCGACTGGACTGTGGAAAGCTTTGCCACAGCTTTATCGGTTGGGGGGTGGTTATGTGGCAACCATCTTTGCAGATCAGCCTTTCTATCTGTCGATTCAAGGGAGTCAGATGCAGGTGAGTGCCGGGGCGAGTGGTGCGGGCATTGCGCAGCAAGTTAGCCAGCTAGAGCCGCTGCCAATGGAGCCAGCGGAGCCGCCGTCAGTCCCGGCGATGAAGCCGATGATGCCAATGCAGCCGATGACCATGACGATGGGGGACATGAGCATGAGTATGGGTGAGATGCGGATGGGGAATATGAGTATGGGCACTCAGACTAGTTCGTCGCAGACCAGTTCGCACTCAGGCGATATGGTCAGTCGTTCAGCAGTAGATCAGCCCGCCAGAGGTCAGTCACTAGAAGATCGCTCAAGCACGGTAGAACAGAAGAAGTTTTGTTCGCAGTGTGGGGCATCGGTAGGCGCACGCGATCGCTTCTGCGCTCAATGTGGTAGCCGGCTTTCAGAAACTCCAGAGGCATGA